Proteins from a single region of Dasypus novemcinctus isolate mDasNov1 chromosome 16, mDasNov1.1.hap2, whole genome shotgun sequence:
- the LOC139436617 gene encoding olfactory receptor 14C36-like produces MSNYTTVTEFLLTRFSDLWELRVIHALLFLLMYLATLMGNLLIVIVTTFDHSLHMPMYFFLRNLFVVDMCYISVTVPKACIIFLLDNRVISMAGCAAQIFLVLLFAFNEMLFLTIMAGDRYVAICQPLHYAVIMNPLICTQMTLASIFIGFIYASVNTSNTFQLSFCQSNVVHQFFCYIPSLLWLSCFDTFINQIVIFVSAGVISGVCFACITISYIHIFSTVLRFPTRAEQGKAFSTCIPHILMVTVFVCSAAAVYMKPISNSPTIQDMIISVFYSMVPPFLNPVIYSL; encoded by the coding sequence ATGTCAAACTACACTACAGTGACTGAATTCTTGCTTACCAGATTTTCTGATTTGTGGGAGCTCAGAGTCATTCATGCCTTACTATTCCTACTGATGTACTTGGCAACCCTCATGGGAAACCTTCTCATAGTCATAGTAACCACCTTTGACCATAGTCTTCATatgcccatgtacttcttccttcgGAATCTATTTGTTGTGGACATGTGCTACATTTCTGTCACTGTACCCAAGGCATGTATTATCTTTCTGCTTGACAACCGGGTGATCTCCATGGCTGGATGTGCAGCTCAAATATTTCTTGTGCTTCTGTTTGCTTTTAATGAGATGTTGTTTCTCACCATCATGGCTGgggaccgctatgtggccatctgccagcccctccaTTATGCTGTGATCATGAACCCATTGATCTGTACTCAGATGACATTGGCTTCTATATTTATTGGTTTTATCTATGCAAGTGTGAACACTAGTAACACTTTCCAATTGTCCTTCTGCCAGTCCAATGTGGTCCATCAGTTCTTCTGTTACATCCCTTCTCTGCTGTGGCTCTCCTGCTTTGATACCTTCATCAATCAAATTGTAATTTTTGTCTCTGCAGGGGTGATTTCTGGTGTCTGCTTTGCATGCATCACCATTtcttatattcacatattttctactgtgctTAGGTTTCCAACCAGAGCAGAGCAAGGAAAGGCCTTTTCCACCTGTATCCCTCACATCCTCATGGTGACTGTCTTTGTCTGCTCAGCTGCTGCTGTGTATATGAAGCCAATCTCCAACTCTCCCACAATTCAGGACATgattatttctgttttctattctATGGTCCCTCCATTCTTGAATCCTGTGATTTATAGTCTATGA